A stretch of the Gossypium hirsutum isolate 1008001.06 chromosome D07, Gossypium_hirsutum_v2.1, whole genome shotgun sequence genome encodes the following:
- the LOC107956175 gene encoding uncharacterized protein: MLETTGRLYAYGSLDHQIRDYPSKANTISEQSVCGAQRHRIHALIDPGLTHSDICTKIVKGKSLEVVSSEANVLVTNPIGQSIVVHRVIRNCLMTFGEHNFFHEFDAILGLDWLTRHNVMVDFRAGGVRLLTIEGKEVLLPNVQTNMAGSKFLVVFARKLILKGTDAYLAYIMDSSEARKDISQVMIMKEFSDVFPKELSGMQLDREVEFSVEVAPNTTPISCAPYRMAPLELNKLKK; this comes from the exons ATGTTGGAAACAACAGGGAGGCTATATGCTTATGGATCATTGGATCATCAGATTAGAGACTACCCCTCGAAAGCTAATACCATCTCGGAACAATCTGTATGTGGGGCTCAAA gaCATCGTattcatgcattaatagaccctgGGTTAACCCATTCGGACATCTGTACAAAGATAGTGAAAGGTAAGAGTCTAGAAGTGGTCTCTTCTGAGGCAAATGTGTTGGTGACAAATCCCATTGGTCAAAGTATTGTGGTCCATAGAGTAATTAGAAACTGCCTGATGACTTTTGGTGAACACAACTTTTTTCATGAGTTCGATGCTATCCTTGGGCTGGACTGGTTAACCAGACATAATGTCATGGTAGATTTTCGAGCCGGAGGTGTACGATTATTAACTATAGAAGGTAAAGAAGTGTTACTGCCTAATGTGCAGACCAATATGGCAGGTAGCAAATTTTTGGTAGTATTTGCTAGGAAGCTAATACTTAAGGGCACAGACGCCTACCTAGCGTATATTATGGATTCGTCTGAGGCGAGGAAGGACATCAGCCAAGTAATGATCATGAAGGagttctctgatgtgtttccaaaagaacTCTCAGGCATGCAACTAGACCGAGAGGTAGAGTTTTCGGTTGAAGTAGCACCTAATACTACACCCATATCTTGTGCTCCGTACCGGATGGCGCCATTGGAGTTAAATAAGTTGAAGAAGTAG